A genome region from Triticum aestivum cultivar Chinese Spring chromosome 2B, IWGSC CS RefSeq v2.1, whole genome shotgun sequence includes the following:
- the LOC123043820 gene encoding protein tesmin/TSO1-like CXC 5 — MDNPLNLPPGSVQPNFCSAFYARKSGSAATAASLSQALPLWPPVPWPTLMVRKHHMPFPTQPAAKKLQVRRLSPVLSQDLPLREALQVAELPPPRVQLRPLQQAPPVLKQSLPKTEVPVVLPMRATSVDVRWNARYPWSETSCESTDRTSRRTQCKCKNSKCLKKYCECFASGRYCNDCNCKNCYNNVGHEAARQVAIDAAMERNPMAFMPKIGNIPPHAAQNREFKVAEGPLVGKHMKGCHCKRSECLKKYCECFRSNILCSENCKCMDCKNYESNEDRKAIRRITRHQQHLVYAHHMQNPATMGITGPYAALSPAAEKLSNLSVASSGRDQLINNNDSSQVTSSLLTPVPIEGTKSAVKVEPHGVTYRPLLADVIQIENVNELCKVLLLVSRQAAGASVGVKENTNRRKLDQADSCLSSINHDMEAVEKQRDEQVCSTENSLTAVPVSEVRAGAARSDPSDTCKYDRRPVSPETQKLMCNEQDRLFLTPSVAAVIPSATKQRLPDTYKEQEKRILKTLHDYLGELVNCGRLHEEKLSSMPSKFFHEQTSVGSSCGSSSVSRVAEVARVGQTIRQSLHSPASVKSPGL, encoded by the exons ATGGACAACCCATTGAACCTTCCTCCTGGTTCAGTGCAGCCAAACTTCTGCTCGGCCTTCTACGCCCGCAAGTCAGGAAGTGCCGCAACAGCGGCATCGCTCTCCCAGGCGCTGCCACTGTGGCCTCCGGTGCCATGGCCTACACTAATGGTTAGAAAGCACCACATGCCATTTCCTACTCAACCCGCAGCTAAGAAGCTGCAGGTGCGGCGGCTTTCACCTGTGCTGTCGCAAGATTTACCATTGCGGGAGGCATTGCAAGTTGCAGAGCTGCCACCACCAAGGGTACAACTGCGCCCATTGCAACAGGCACCCCCAGTTCTGAAACAATCGTTGCCCAAGACGGAGGTGCCGGTGGTGCTGCCAATGCGTGCAACCTCTGTAGACGT GAGATGGAATGCTCGATATCCATGGAGTGAAACATCATGTGAATCCACAGACAGGACATCAAGGAGGACACAATGCAAGTGCAAGAACTCGAAATGTCTGAAGAA GTATTGTGAGTGTTTTGCATCAGGTAGATACTGCAATGATTGCAACTGCAAAAACTGTTATAATAATGTTGGTCATGAGGCTGCAAGACAGGTTGCTATAGATGCTGCAATGGAAAGGAATCCTATGGCCTTTATGCCCAAAATTGGGAACATCCCTCCACATGCAGCCCAGAACCGCGAG TTTAAAGTAGCAGAAGGCCCTCTTGTGGGTAAGCACATGAAGGGGTGCCACTGCAAGAGATCCGAGTGCCTGAAGAAATACTGTGAGTGCTTTCGATCTAATATCCTCTGTTCAGAGAACTGCAAATGTATGGATTGCAAGAACTATGAGAGCAATGAAGATAGGAAAGCAATACGCCGTATCACCCGGCACCAGCAGCACCTTGTCTATGCACATCATATGCAGAATCCTGCTACAATGGGTATTACTGGACCATATGCGGCTCTTTCTCCTGCAGCAGAAAAGCTCTCCAATCTCTCAGTGGCTTCTTCAGGCAGAGATCAGCTCATCAACAACAATGATTCTTCACAA GTGACTTCGTCTTTGCTCACTCCTGTTCCTATAGAAGGCACTAAAAGTGCCGTCAAAGTAGAACCGCATGGAGTTACTTACAG GCCACTTTTAGCTGATGTTATCCAGATAGAGAATGTCAATGAGCTCTGTAAAGTATTGCTTCTAGTATCAAGGCAAGCTGCTGGAGCATCCGTAG GTGTTAAGGAGAACACTAACAGAAGAAAATTAGATCAAGCAGATAGTTGCCTTTCTTCCATAAACCATGACATGGAAGCAGTCGAGAAACAGCGCgatgaacaagtttgctcaacAGAAAACAGTTTAACCGCAGTTCCTGTTTCTGAAGTAAGGGCAGGAGCAGCAAGGTCCGACCCTTCTGATACATGCAAGTATGACAGAAGACCGGTGTCCCCTGAAACCCAGAAACTGATGTGTAACGAGCAAGATCGGCTTTTCCTGACACCAAGCGTTGCAGCTGTAATTCCCTCGGCCACCAAACAGAGATTGCCAGACACTTACAAAGAGCAAGAGAAGCGCATTCTGAAAACCTTGCATGACTACCTTGGTGAGCTTGTGAACTGCGGAAGGCTTCATG AAGAGAAGCTCTCTTCGATGCCATCGAAGTTCTTCCACGAGCAAACTTCCGTTGGCAGCAGTTGCGGTTCGTCGTCCGTATCGAGGGTCGCAGAGGTTGCTAGGGTTGGACAAACAATCCGACAGTCGCTCCATTCTCCAGCAAGTGTCAAGTCACCAGGTCTGTAG